The proteins below come from a single Serratia fonticola genomic window:
- a CDS encoding adenosylhomocysteinase produces the protein MYQDFDSELKWAMRHMPRTRAAVAALPDLHGVRLACNMHLDLKMAPLVAGLLDKGAAIYLTTCNPTTVQDDVVAWLERHGAQAHAWRDMSDADWSESFDRALAWEPTHLCEMGADLTTRLHQSANGPQIKAGLEATGSGISRLGGIAPRYPIFNWDDLPVKEGLHNRHMVGLTAWHTFFQTTHLTLHEKCVVVIGYGLVGQGVAASAKAYGGQVIVAEIDPARALQARYDGWAVVDLATAVEQADVIATATGAKNVLSARHLERAKDGMFILNVGHVAEEIDVGFLQGLPHSEPMPFVNAYQLADKTLYLLANGSMFNLTAGYGDSLNAFDVTLAVMAAGIGHIVGAGEQHAAGLYLLPQSAWQPAL, from the coding sequence TAACATGCACCTGGATCTGAAAATGGCCCCGCTGGTAGCCGGGCTGTTGGATAAGGGCGCGGCCATTTATCTCACCACCTGTAACCCGACGACGGTGCAGGATGACGTAGTGGCCTGGCTGGAACGTCACGGTGCCCAAGCGCACGCCTGGCGTGATATGAGCGATGCCGACTGGTCTGAATCTTTCGACCGAGCGCTGGCCTGGGAGCCGACTCATCTGTGTGAGATGGGAGCCGATCTGACCACTCGCCTGCATCAATCTGCCAATGGCCCACAGATCAAGGCTGGGCTGGAAGCGACCGGTTCAGGCATCAGCCGTTTGGGGGGCATCGCGCCACGTTATCCGATCTTTAACTGGGATGACCTGCCGGTAAAAGAAGGGCTGCATAATCGCCACATGGTTGGGCTGACCGCCTGGCATACTTTCTTCCAGACCACCCATCTGACGCTGCATGAAAAATGTGTGGTGGTGATTGGTTATGGGCTGGTAGGCCAGGGCGTAGCCGCTTCTGCCAAGGCTTATGGCGGGCAAGTTATCGTGGCGGAAATCGATCCGGCCCGGGCTTTGCAAGCGCGCTACGATGGTTGGGCGGTAGTCGATTTAGCCACTGCCGTAGAGCAGGCCGATGTTATTGCCACTGCCACCGGAGCCAAAAACGTGCTGTCTGCACGGCACCTGGAGCGGGCCAAGGATGGGATGTTTATCCTCAACGTTGGGCATGTGGCGGAAGAGATCGATGTCGGTTTCCTGCAAGGCCTTCCGCACAGTGAGCCAATGCCATTTGTGAATGCTTACCAACTGGCAGACAAAACGCTGTATCTGCTGGCCAACGGGTCGATGTTCAACCTGACGGCAGGCTACGGTGATAGCCTGAATGCCTTCGATGTGACCCTGGCCGTGATGGCCGCCGGTATCGGGCATATTGTGGGGGCCGGTGAGCAGCATGCTGCCGGATTGTACCTGTTGCCGCAATCTGCCTGGCAGCCAGCGCTGTAA
- the pbpG gene encoding D-alanyl-D-alanine endopeptidase produces the protein MHVKIRVLVLTLLALQAGTGLVPSALASNKTAAVQASQPELASGSAMVLDMQTHRVIYSRNPDEVVPIASITKLMTAMVTLDARLPLDEMLSVDISQTPEMKGVYSRVRLNSEISRKDMLLLALMSSENRAAASLAHHYPGGYNAFIKAMNAKAKALGMTNTRYVEPTGLSIHNVSTARDLTKLMLATKQYPLIGQLSTTTERMATFKDPNYTLPFRNTNHLVYNQKWNIQLTKTGFTNQAGHCLAMRTVIGNRSVSLVVLDAFGKYTHFADASRLRTWIETGKVTPIPAAARDYRRQKDAALAKNDTE, from the coding sequence ATACATGTGAAAATCCGTGTTTTGGTTCTAACCCTGCTCGCGTTGCAAGCCGGTACTGGACTGGTGCCGAGTGCATTAGCCAGCAATAAAACCGCCGCAGTGCAGGCCTCCCAGCCTGAGTTGGCTTCTGGCAGTGCCATGGTGCTGGATATGCAAACGCATCGGGTGATTTATTCACGTAACCCCGATGAAGTGGTGCCTATCGCCTCGATCACCAAGCTGATGACGGCGATGGTGACGTTGGATGCCCGCCTGCCGCTGGACGAAATGCTGTCGGTCGATATCAGCCAGACGCCAGAAATGAAAGGGGTCTACTCCCGGGTGCGGTTGAACAGCGAAATCAGCCGCAAGGATATGTTGCTGTTGGCGCTGATGTCGTCGGAAAACCGGGCCGCGGCCAGCTTGGCGCATCATTATCCAGGGGGCTATAACGCCTTTATCAAGGCGATGAATGCCAAGGCGAAAGCGCTAGGCATGACTAATACCCGTTACGTTGAACCGACCGGGCTATCGATTCATAACGTGTCCACTGCGCGTGACCTGACCAAGCTGATGTTGGCGACCAAGCAGTACCCGCTGATCGGCCAGTTGAGCACCACTACCGAACGGATGGCGACCTTCAAGGATCCCAACTATACGCTGCCGTTTCGCAATACCAACCATCTGGTCTACAACCAGAAATGGAATATCCAGCTGACCAAAACCGGCTTTACCAACCAGGCCGGGCATTGCCTGGCGATGCGTACCGTGATCGGTAACCGCTCCGTTTCGCTGGTGGTGTTGGACGCCTTTGGCAAATATACCCATTTTGCGGACGCTAGCCGCCTGCGTACCTGGATTGAAACCGGCAAAGTAACGCCGATCCCGGCGGCGGCACGGGATTATCGCCGCCAGAAAGATGCCGCCTTGGCGAAGAATGACACGGAATAA
- a CDS encoding DUF808 domain-containing protein has product MAGSSLLTLIDDIASLLDDVSLMTKMAAKKTAGVLGDDLALNAQQVSGVKADREIPVVWKVAKGSFINKTILVPLALLISAFAPWAITPLLMVGGAYLCYEGFEKVYHSLTHRKGAEAEEKAELDTSEDVAVYEQRKIKGAIRTDFVLSAEIIAITLGTVAGATFSQQVIVLCGIAIVMTVGVYGIVAGIVKLDDLGFYLARKSSALAQSLGRGIVSAAPYLMKTLSVVGTLAMFMVGGGILTHGLPPVHHLFTDWASYSAVVPGVGAILGGLTPTLLNAVFGLIAGGVVMLVVSGISSVRARFKA; this is encoded by the coding sequence TTGGCAGGCAGTAGCTTATTAACCCTGATCGACGACATCGCTTCGTTACTGGATGATGTTTCACTGATGACGAAAATGGCGGCCAAAAAGACCGCCGGGGTACTGGGAGACGATCTGGCGCTCAATGCCCAACAGGTCAGCGGTGTTAAGGCCGATCGTGAAATCCCCGTGGTGTGGAAGGTGGCCAAGGGCTCGTTTATCAACAAGACGATCCTGGTACCGCTGGCATTGCTGATCAGCGCTTTTGCCCCTTGGGCGATTACACCGCTGCTGATGGTCGGTGGGGCTTACCTTTGCTATGAAGGGTTTGAAAAGGTTTACCACAGCCTGACGCACCGCAAGGGCGCAGAGGCAGAAGAGAAAGCGGAACTGGATACCAGTGAGGACGTTGCGGTCTATGAACAGCGCAAAATCAAAGGCGCCATTCGTACCGACTTTGTACTCTCCGCCGAGATTATTGCCATCACGCTGGGGACCGTAGCCGGAGCCACCTTTAGCCAGCAGGTGATAGTGCTGTGTGGCATCGCCATTGTGATGACGGTTGGGGTATACGGCATCGTGGCAGGCATCGTCAAGCTGGACGATCTGGGGTTTTACTTAGCTCGTAAGAGTAGCGCGTTAGCACAATCGTTAGGGCGCGGTATCGTCAGTGCGGCACCTTATCTGATGAAAACGCTGTCGGTGGTGGGGACCCTGGCCATGTTTATGGTGGGGGGCGGGATTTTGACCCACGGCTTACCGCCTGTGCATCACCTGTTTACCGACTGGGCGAGTTATTCTGCGGTGGTACCTGGCGTAGGTGCGATCCTGGGGGGCCTCACCCCTACGCTGCTGAATGCAGTGTTTGGCCTGATCGCCGGTGGCGTTGTGATGCTGGTGGTCTCTGGGATTAGTTCGGTGCGGGCTCGTTTTAAGGCTTGA
- a CDS encoding GNAT family N-acetyltransferase, with protein MSLATPPLATLSVSDASTEDMAAIQQIYAHHVLYGPASFEETPPTLEEMQQRRHNVLAAGLPWLVAKMQDRVVGYCYATPYRPRPAYRYTIENSVYVAEGLQGHGIGKTLLGALIARCEHGPWRQMLATIGDAAGNAGSLALHRKLGFTSIGTLSGVGFKFGGWLDTHIMQRPLNGGSHTLP; from the coding sequence ATGTCACTTGCAACCCCACCGCTGGCAACGCTAAGCGTCTCCGATGCCAGCACTGAGGATATGGCGGCCATTCAACAAATTTATGCTCATCATGTGCTTTACGGGCCAGCCTCGTTCGAAGAAACGCCCCCAACGTTGGAGGAGATGCAACAGCGCCGCCACAACGTCTTGGCTGCTGGGTTGCCATGGCTGGTGGCGAAGATGCAAGACCGCGTCGTGGGCTATTGCTATGCCACGCCGTATCGGCCACGACCGGCTTATCGCTACACCATCGAGAATTCGGTCTATGTTGCCGAAGGCCTGCAAGGGCACGGTATTGGCAAGACATTACTCGGCGCATTGATTGCCCGCTGTGAACACGGCCCGTGGCGGCAAATGCTGGCAACGATTGGCGATGCTGCTGGCAATGCAGGCTCCCTTGCCCTGCACCGCAAGCTAGGCTTCACCAGCATCGGCACCCTAAGCGGCGTCGGGTTTAAATTTGGCGGTTGGCTGGATACCCACATTATGCAGCGGCCACTGAATGGCGGCAGCCATACGCTGCCTTAG
- a CDS encoding MerR family transcriptional regulator: MLLKVGELARRSGITIRTLHYYHSIGLLVPSARSDAGYRLYNREDITRLHHIQALRRMGVALAEIDSILAHSGLALPAVIEQQIAMLDRQLTQITTLRSRLQHMHAQLTQGSEPELNDWLITLEMMTMYDKYFTADELAQLPFYQADEARNREWQEMVSTVQELMNDGASAEDPRAQAIARRWMCTLERDTAGNPAFLTRLNAMHADEPSMRAQTGITPAMTDYITRAFAETKLAIYQKYLSDTEYAYVRAHYFDRIQEWPALIAQFQQAMQQEVAPASTQAKQLAALWLELFQSYASDNPATQMKIRQAMEQEPTLTEGTWLTPELLDYLRQCVTQLMRG; the protein is encoded by the coding sequence ATGTTACTGAAAGTCGGCGAACTGGCCCGCCGTTCGGGCATCACCATAAGAACCTTACATTATTACCACAGCATTGGGCTGCTGGTTCCCTCCGCACGTTCCGATGCCGGGTATCGCCTCTACAATCGGGAAGATATTACTCGCCTGCACCATATTCAAGCCTTGCGGCGAATGGGAGTTGCACTGGCAGAAATCGACTCGATTCTGGCGCACTCGGGGCTGGCGTTACCAGCGGTTATTGAACAGCAAATTGCCATGCTCGATCGGCAACTGACACAGATAACCACGCTGCGCAGTCGCTTACAGCATATGCACGCCCAATTGACCCAAGGCAGTGAACCCGAACTGAATGATTGGCTGATCACGTTGGAGATGATGACCATGTACGATAAATACTTTACCGCCGACGAACTGGCGCAGTTGCCGTTCTATCAGGCCGACGAAGCGCGTAATCGGGAATGGCAGGAGATGGTGAGCACGGTACAAGAGCTGATGAACGATGGGGCAAGTGCCGAGGATCCGCGTGCTCAGGCTATTGCGCGCCGCTGGATGTGCACGCTGGAGCGTGATACCGCAGGCAATCCGGCATTTCTGACCCGTCTCAACGCCATGCACGCCGATGAGCCTTCGATGCGCGCACAAACGGGGATCACACCGGCCATGACCGATTACATCACCCGTGCCTTTGCCGAAACCAAGCTGGCGATCTATCAAAAATACCTGTCTGATACCGAATATGCCTATGTCCGCGCTCACTATTTTGATCGCATTCAGGAATGGCCAGCGCTCATTGCCCAATTCCAGCAAGCGATGCAGCAGGAGGTTGCACCTGCATCGACACAGGCTAAACAGTTGGCGGCCCTTTGGCTAGAGCTGTTCCAGTCCTATGCCAGTGACAATCCAGCCACCCAGATGAAGATCCGCCAGGCGATGGAGCAAGAGCCGACCTTGACCGAGGGTACCTGGCTCACCCCGGAGCTGTTGGACTATCTGCGCCAGTGTGTCACGCAACTGATGCGGGGGTAA
- a CDS encoding MetQ/NlpA family lipoprotein — protein MAIVWRCTALAAALAATLLLQGCDQKVDQNHIKVGVINGAEQDVAEVAKRVAKEKYGLDVELIGFSGSLLPNDATDKGELDANVFQHRPFLEQQNKDHGYKLVVVGNTFVFPMAGYSKKIKSLSELQDGAVIAIPNDPTNLGRALLLLKKVGLIELKQGKGLLPTSLDISANPHNYQIMELEGAQLPQVLDDPKVAVAVISTTYINQIGLTPTKDGIFIEDKDSPYTNIVVAREDNKDALNVQNFVKAYESDEVAKAAEKIFNGGAVKGW, from the coding sequence ATGGCAATTGTTTGGCGCTGCACCGCCTTGGCCGCAGCATTAGCAGCAACGTTGTTATTACAAGGGTGCGATCAGAAGGTCGATCAAAACCATATCAAGGTTGGCGTCATTAACGGCGCCGAGCAGGACGTGGCAGAGGTCGCCAAACGGGTGGCCAAAGAGAAATATGGCCTGGACGTGGAGCTGATTGGCTTTAGCGGTTCGTTGCTGCCCAATGATGCCACCGACAAAGGCGAACTGGATGCCAACGTATTCCAGCACCGCCCCTTCCTGGAACAGCAAAATAAAGATCACGGCTACAAACTGGTGGTGGTAGGCAATACCTTTGTGTTCCCCATGGCTGGCTATTCGAAAAAGATCAAATCGCTGTCAGAGTTGCAGGACGGCGCGGTAATTGCCATCCCGAACGATCCTACCAACCTGGGCCGCGCCCTGTTGCTGTTGAAAAAGGTTGGGCTGATCGAGCTCAAGCAGGGCAAAGGCCTGCTGCCAACCTCGCTGGATATCAGTGCCAACCCGCACAACTACCAGATTATGGAACTGGAAGGTGCGCAACTGCCCCAGGTATTGGACGATCCTAAAGTCGCGGTGGCAGTGATCAGCACCACCTACATCAACCAGATTGGCCTGACGCCGACCAAAGACGGGATTTTTATCGAGGATAAAGATTCGCCGTACACCAATATCGTGGTGGCGCGCGAAGATAATAAAGATGCGCTGAACGTGCAGAACTTCGTGAAAGCCTACGAGTCCGATGAAGTCGCCAAAGCGGCAGAGAAGATCTTCAACGGCGGTGCCGTCAAAGGCTGGTAA
- a CDS encoding DUF1460 domain-containing protein codes for MRGLALIILCTTLMGCSGKQPAKIPVESLPQQVKPLTMAIVMDDYTVNKLQAALALHAAVPDIDKGRAIELLSQTFLETPYVANRLIGSATTAEQLVIDFRGVDCFTYLDYVQALRTATSENEFVENVIQTRYINGDVSFQQRKHFFTDWAHTRQILADDVTAQLSPHAITVVKQLNRKADGELYLPGIAVTERSVTYIPSEFIDEQVISQLQTGDYIGIYTKLAGLDVTHTGFFIMTQNGPVLRHASSRPENHKVMDSAFASYVLNTPGIVVLRPR; via the coding sequence ATGCGTGGCTTGGCCCTGATAATATTGTGTACGACGCTGATGGGTTGCAGCGGTAAACAACCGGCCAAAATCCCGGTAGAATCACTACCGCAACAGGTGAAACCTCTGACAATGGCGATAGTAATGGACGATTACACAGTAAACAAACTGCAGGCAGCGCTGGCTCTGCATGCGGCGGTGCCGGATATCGATAAAGGGCGGGCCATCGAGCTGCTCTCACAGACTTTCCTGGAAACCCCTTACGTAGCCAACCGGCTGATCGGTTCCGCCACCACTGCGGAACAATTGGTGATCGATTTCCGTGGGGTGGATTGCTTTACCTATCTGGATTACGTGCAGGCGCTCAGAACCGCCACCAGCGAAAACGAATTCGTCGAAAATGTGATTCAGACGCGCTATATCAATGGTGACGTCAGTTTCCAGCAGCGCAAGCATTTCTTCACCGACTGGGCGCACACCCGCCAGATCCTTGCCGACGACGTCACCGCACAACTCAGCCCGCATGCCATCACCGTGGTCAAACAGCTCAACCGCAAAGCGGATGGCGAACTCTATCTGCCCGGCATCGCGGTCACCGAGCGCAGCGTGACCTATATCCCCAGCGAATTTATTGATGAGCAGGTGATTAGCCAATTACAGACCGGCGACTATATCGGCATCTATACCAAGCTGGCTGGGCTGGACGTTACCCATACCGGCTTCTTTATCATGACCCAAAATGGGCCGGTGCTGCGCCATGCTTCCTCACGCCCGGAAAACCACAAAGTGATGGACTCGGCGTTTGCCAGCTATGTGCTGAATACGCCGGGCATCGTGGTGTTACGGCCGCGCTGA
- a CDS encoding GNAT family N-acetyltransferase has protein sequence MHQAIGIEIISELPFGYLEYGDFSFAVSCYAQPCFDKPVELWPTQPVAPFNKVYPLAPFLNDDGETFLARYQGEAVGHITLSKNWNDYTLIEEIAVSRHARRQGIATALLDAARHWAREQDTAGLMLETQNNNLTACSCYQRYGFVLGGIDHLLYRGQPDIADHEIALFWYLPFNNEVGY, from the coding sequence TTGCATCAGGCGATCGGCATCGAAATCATCAGCGAACTCCCCTTCGGTTACCTGGAATACGGTGACTTTTCCTTTGCCGTCTCCTGTTACGCTCAGCCCTGTTTTGATAAGCCGGTCGAGCTGTGGCCGACCCAGCCAGTGGCTCCTTTCAATAAAGTCTACCCGCTGGCCCCGTTCCTCAATGACGATGGGGAGACCTTCCTCGCTCGTTACCAAGGGGAAGCCGTAGGGCATATCACACTCAGCAAAAACTGGAACGACTATACGCTGATCGAGGAGATTGCCGTCAGCCGCCACGCTCGCCGCCAAGGCATAGCCACGGCGCTATTGGATGCCGCACGTCATTGGGCACGGGAGCAGGACACCGCCGGGCTGATGCTGGAAACCCAAAACAATAATCTGACTGCCTGCAGTTGCTATCAGCGTTATGGCTTTGTGCTCGGTGGCATCGATCATTTACTCTATCGTGGCCAACCGGACATTGCCGATCATGAGATCGCGCTGTTCTGGTATCTGCCATTCAATAATGAAGTGGGCTATTGA
- a CDS encoding acyltransferase produces the protein MTTKIRTRQSGINNVQAGQNVMVIEPSNLYGCQLGDDVFVGPFVEIQKNVCVGARSKIQSHSFICEYVTLGEDCFIGHGVMFANDLFKGGTPNADPASWGHTRLGNRVSVGSGATILAVEICDDVVIGAGAVVSKSITRKGIYAGNPARLLRELE, from the coding sequence ATGACAACCAAGATCCGCACCCGCCAAAGCGGGATTAATAACGTGCAGGCCGGGCAGAACGTGATGGTGATCGAGCCCAGCAACCTGTATGGCTGCCAGTTGGGGGACGACGTGTTTGTCGGCCCGTTTGTCGAGATCCAGAAGAACGTCTGCGTGGGCGCGCGCAGCAAGATCCAGTCGCATAGCTTTATCTGTGAATACGTGACCTTGGGCGAAGATTGCTTTATTGGCCACGGCGTGATGTTTGCCAACGATCTGTTCAAAGGGGGCACCCCAAATGCCGACCCGGCAAGCTGGGGACACACTCGGCTCGGCAACCGGGTTTCTGTAGGTTCTGGCGCCACCATACTGGCCGTGGAAATCTGCGATGACGTGGTGATTGGGGCTGGTGCAGTAGTCAGCAAGAGCATCACCCGCAAAGGCATTTATGCGGGCAACCCCGCCAGGCTGCTAAGGGAGCTGGAATAA
- a CDS encoding Yip1 family protein codes for MVNHVWGLLAHPNVELKQIKSENESVSHLYTHHVLLMALIPVVSAFIGTTQLGWLSGQGQAIRLDMFTAFYTAVAFYLLMLAGVAIMGKVIHWMARRYESRPSLHLCMVFAGYVATPMFLSGLVALYPVVWLCLFVGVIGLAYSGYLLYLGIPHFLNIDRKEGFIFSSSTLAMGILLLELLLGLTVLLWGYGSWLF; via the coding sequence ATGGTCAATCATGTCTGGGGTCTGCTGGCCCATCCCAACGTCGAGTTGAAACAGATCAAAAGCGAGAATGAATCCGTCTCGCACCTGTATACCCACCACGTGTTGCTAATGGCGTTGATACCGGTGGTCAGCGCGTTTATCGGTACCACGCAGTTGGGCTGGCTCTCTGGTCAGGGGCAGGCAATCCGCCTGGATATGTTCACCGCTTTCTACACCGCCGTGGCGTTTTATCTGTTGATGCTGGCTGGCGTGGCGATCATGGGCAAGGTGATCCACTGGATGGCGCGGCGTTATGAGTCACGGCCAAGCCTGCATCTATGTATGGTCTTTGCGGGCTATGTGGCGACTCCGATGTTCCTCAGCGGATTAGTGGCGCTGTACCCTGTAGTTTGGCTGTGCCTGTTTGTCGGGGTTATCGGTCTGGCCTATTCGGGCTATCTGCTGTATCTCGGTATTCCGCATTTCCTGAATATCGATCGCAAAGAAGGGTTTATCTTCTCCAGCTCGACATTGGCTATGGGCATCCTGTTGCTTGAGCTGTTGCTCGGTCTGACGGTATTACTGTGGGGGTATGGTTCCTGGTTATTCTGA
- a CDS encoding LacI family DNA-binding transcriptional regulator yields MATMKEVAQRAGVSAATVSRVINNTAYVEPVTRERVEKAMREFNYHRNAAALALAKRSGNMLGLLTGNLADPFFSRLARGVEEVTRKEGAKLMVCSGGHQAEREKAGLDFLINQGCEAIVAHVTRMSDADVLRYAAHTPGLVIINRYFPAIANRCVWLDNVSAAQASTEYLLQQGHRRIACVTADLPIDDRKQRLQGYRNAMAQAGIDVPGEWVISVSFDEEGGELAAEQILSSRHHFTAAVTFNDVMAAGMMRALHQRQIPLPEQLSIIGFDDVVLARYLYPALSTLHYPIERMAKRAAKLALLSQQQQGLPPQNNMFSAELVLRDSVTRWQG; encoded by the coding sequence ATGGCGACAATGAAAGAGGTGGCGCAGCGAGCCGGGGTTTCCGCTGCGACGGTCTCTCGGGTGATTAACAATACCGCCTATGTTGAGCCGGTTACCCGCGAACGTGTCGAAAAAGCGATGCGCGAGTTCAATTACCACCGCAATGCGGCGGCCCTGGCGTTAGCCAAACGCAGTGGCAACATGCTGGGATTGCTGACCGGCAATCTGGCCGATCCCTTTTTCTCGCGCCTAGCGCGTGGGGTGGAAGAGGTGACCCGCAAAGAAGGGGCCAAGCTGATGGTGTGCAGCGGTGGGCACCAGGCGGAGCGCGAAAAGGCCGGGTTGGATTTTCTGATTAATCAGGGCTGTGAGGCGATTGTCGCCCACGTCACCCGCATGAGCGATGCCGATGTACTGCGCTATGCTGCTCATACCCCCGGTTTAGTGATTATCAATCGCTACTTTCCTGCCATTGCGAACCGTTGCGTGTGGTTGGATAACGTCAGTGCGGCTCAGGCCTCGACCGAATATTTGCTGCAACAGGGGCATCGGCGCATTGCCTGTGTGACCGCCGATTTACCCATCGACGATCGCAAGCAGCGTTTACAGGGCTATCGCAATGCGATGGCACAGGCGGGGATCGACGTTCCGGGGGAATGGGTGATCAGCGTGTCCTTTGATGAAGAGGGGGGAGAATTGGCCGCAGAGCAGATACTTTCCAGCCGTCATCACTTTACGGCCGCAGTGACGTTTAATGACGTGATGGCCGCCGGCATGATGCGAGCCTTGCACCAGCGGCAAATCCCCTTGCCGGAGCAACTGTCGATTATCGGCTTTGATGATGTGGTGCTGGCGCGTTATCTCTATCCGGCGTTAAGCACCCTGCATTATCCCATCGAGCGTATGGCCAAGCGGGCAGCCAAGCTGGCGCTGCTGAGCCAGCAACAGCAAGGGTTACCGCCGCAAAATAATATGTTTAGCGCTGAATTGGTGCTGCGTGACTCGGTCACTCGCTGGCAGGGATAG
- the nhaC gene encoding Na+/H+ antiporter NhaC, with protein MDGKKTLNLWLALLPIVAMLTLLIVGYGVWELRIEPLLLLSAAVAAGLALWQGYSWDDIINSIVSKLAKAMPVIMILICVGGLIGTWMISGTIPYMVYWGLKVISPQYILIAAFFLTSVISVCTGTSWGSAGTVGVALMGVAAGLDVPLAAAAGAVVSGAYFGDKISPLSDSTNFAAIVAETDLYAHIKHLMYTTLPSFVLAATVYLIAGHSSVVGTVATPQRVTDIIIGLESLYHFNLLLILPPVLVLWGAVTKRPVIPVMLAACVLAIGLAVVMQGFSLKQGLNALMDGFNLSMFAERGHDISGVIADVPRLLNRGGMFSMMSTILLVLCAFSFAGALTLTGALTVIINRLLKVVRTTGQLIAATVGTTILVTGATSDGKLALLIPAELYKDAYRRMGLDNTNLSRTIEDAGTVIEPLIPWTAAGVYMATTLGVNTLDLLPWAVQCYAAVFFALIYGFTGFGIARVTPEAQQQEMPNETA; from the coding sequence ATGGATGGTAAAAAAACGCTCAACCTTTGGCTGGCTTTGCTGCCAATCGTTGCCATGCTGACGCTGTTGATCGTCGGCTATGGGGTATGGGAATTACGTATTGAACCGCTGTTACTGCTTTCAGCGGCCGTTGCTGCCGGGCTGGCACTGTGGCAGGGCTATAGCTGGGATGACATTATCAACTCGATCGTCAGCAAACTGGCGAAGGCCATGCCGGTGATCATGATCCTGATCTGCGTCGGCGGGCTGATTGGCACCTGGATGATCAGCGGCACTATTCCTTACATGGTGTACTGGGGGCTGAAAGTGATCAGTCCGCAATATATTCTGATCGCAGCCTTCTTCCTCACCAGCGTGATTTCCGTCTGTACCGGCACCTCATGGGGGTCTGCGGGTACCGTCGGTGTAGCACTGATGGGCGTTGCCGCGGGGCTGGATGTGCCGTTGGCGGCGGCGGCGGGCGCGGTGGTTTCCGGTGCCTATTTCGGCGATAAAATCTCTCCGCTGTCGGATTCGACCAACTTTGCCGCTATCGTGGCCGAAACCGATCTCTATGCGCATATCAAACACCTGATGTACACCACACTGCCCAGCTTTGTGCTGGCAGCCACCGTTTACCTGATCGCCGGTCATAGCAGCGTGGTGGGAACGGTTGCTACGCCACAGCGGGTCACTGACATCATTATTGGGTTGGAAAGCCTATACCATTTCAACCTGTTGCTGATCCTGCCACCGGTGCTGGTGCTGTGGGGGGCGGTGACCAAACGGCCGGTGATCCCGGTCATGCTGGCGGCCTGTGTGCTAGCGATCGGCCTCGCCGTGGTGATGCAGGGCTTTAGCCTGAAACAGGGTCTGAACGCGCTGATGGACGGCTTCAACCTATCGATGTTTGCTGAACGCGGGCATGACATCAGCGGCGTGATCGCCGATGTTCCGCGCTTGCTTAACCGGGGTGGCATGTTCTCAATGATGAGCACCATCCTGCTGGTACTGTGTGCCTTCTCGTTTGCTGGTGCACTGACCTTGACCGGTGCGCTGACGGTGATTATCAACCGGTTGCTGAAAGTGGTACGTACCACGGGCCAACTGATTGCCGCCACGGTGGGAACCACCATTCTGGTTACCGGAGCGACCAGCGATGGCAAGTTGGCGCTGCTGATCCCGGCAGAGCTGTATAAGGACGCCTATCGCCGCATGGGCTTGGACAACACCAACCTGTCGCGCACCATCGAAGATGCCGGTACGGTGATTGAACCCCTCATTCCCTGGACGGCGGCCGGTGTTTACATGGCGACAACGTTGGGAGTTAACACGCTGGATCTGCTGCCTTGGGCGGTGCAGTGTTACGCGGCGGTCTTCTTCGCTTTGATTTACGGTTTTACCGGTTTTGGCATCGCCAGAGTGACGCCAGAGGCTCAACAACAGGAGATGCCAAATGAAACAGCCTGA